The genomic DNA TCTGATGTTGGGGTGGCGCACCTGGAGCAGGAATCGTGTGACAACTCCACTGAAACGCCACGATCGTGTAGGGACTTAGCCCACGGCAGGGAGGGAGGGCAAGGCGGGCAGTCTCAAAATCGATAAAGCGGAGGGGATAGGTAAAACTTGCCAGAATTGGCAGGATGTCAGGGGAGAGCCACTCTTGATTGTGGGCAGTGTAATGCAGTTGGATTCGTTGCCGCTGTCCGTGAAAGTTCTCCGCCAAGGCTTCTAGGGGAACGGCAAACATACTGGCTTGTCCTTGTTCCACCAAATGGCGCACGATCGTTTTACTGCCGTTGTGCAACCGCGTACCGTGGTAAAAATCAAAGATATGATGCTTGGTCTGGGCTAGTTCCCCCCAGCATTCGCGAAAGCCATCTTTCCCCCCCACCCCCTCCACCTTGAATTCACAGTCCTTACAGTGTTTGTCCAGAGGCACGATCGGTTTGGGGAGTCCCTCGGCTAACAGATGCAGGAGGCGATTGACTTCTGGTTGTATTTCTGTTCTCACTTCTGCTACTTCCGCCGTGACATCCACCAAGGTAAAAAATTTCTGTAGGGGTATGCGGTGTCCCGCTGCTATGTCTAGCCTTACGCCACTAAAGCGGGATAAAACCTCTCCCCTGGGTTGCCGATACAGACGAAATCCCCAGTGATAGTTGTCCCCCTGGGCAACAAAATCCCGATCGGGGAGTAATAAAGAACACTTTATCTGTCCCGCTGGTACTAGTTCCGCCAAAATCAGCTGTTGAAAAGCCAGGGAGAGCAAAGGAGAAAGCCACTCACTCTGAATTTTCTGGCTTTTGGGATGGCGTAACACCTTGCCCCCCTTGGTTGCCACATAGATTAACTCATAGACCTGGTGGGATTTACGCAGGACAAAAGGACGGGCTGCCTTGCCCCCTGCCACCAACACTGGTTCCCACAAAGTCACCTGGGGTGCCTGCAATAGGTCAAGCGTCAACTGTGTCCCCAGCTCCAGAGAACTGCCACATTCCACCGCCAACAGGGGCTGCAGATACACTTGAGCAAGGGCATAAATCATAAACACCCCGTCGGTGAGACAACGATCGTAGGCAGTAAAGCTATTATTTGTGGGGTAATTATGCTTTCTGTAATACAGCTTAGTCAGACAAGAGCGGGCTAATTTATAGTCATATTCGGAGAGCAAAGGGGTTGTGAAACCTGCCATAGGACTGTAGTTGACTACACTACCCGTATCATAGTGTCACCCCTCTGCCACCTTCTTTTGGGTAGAAAAAGGCAAATTGATGCGACGACTCAACCGAGATTGTTGCAACCGTTGCATACCCGCTTCTGCAATCTCCACTGCACTGGTACCCATCCGTTGATTGAGACTGTCCATGCGCCGCATGGTGGATTCCGACTGGCGGACGGCTGCCGTAGGTGGTAGGGTGGAACTCA from Pseudanabaenaceae cyanobacterium SKYG29 includes the following:
- a CDS encoding DUF2779 domain-containing protein, encoding MAGFTTPLLSEYDYKLARSCLTKLYYRKHNYPTNNSFTAYDRCLTDGVFMIYALAQVYLQPLLAVECGSSLELGTQLTLDLLQAPQVTLWEPVLVAGGKAARPFVLRKSHQVYELIYVATKGGKVLRHPKSQKIQSEWLSPLLSLAFQQLILAELVPAGQIKCSLLLPDRDFVAQGDNYHWGFRLYRQPRGEVLSRFSGVRLDIAAGHRIPLQKFFTLVDVTAEVAEVRTEIQPEVNRLLHLLAEGLPKPIVPLDKHCKDCEFKVEGVGGKDGFRECWGELAQTKHHIFDFYHGTRLHNGSKTIVRHLVEQGQASMFAVPLEALAENFHGQRQRIQLHYTAHNQEWLSPDILPILASFTYPLRFIDFETARLALPPCRGLSPYTIVAFQWSCHTIPAPGAPPQHQSWLSLEKDFPNWEFARTLKEYLGDGGTVLTWGMHEYTVLKEIANQMERTNHPDRCTRDWLIHLPPLVDLHALTLKYYFHPRMGGRTSLKRVFPAIWQTNPYLHSLSWLQEYVKDTIANPYAQLDRYQLLDREVVIQEGMEAALAYHEFHYGSAKGNPLWGKLLEQYCRLDTMAMVVVWWHWSYLSRQLSIPPVGK